From a region of the Bacteroidales bacterium genome:
- a CDS encoding shikimate kinase yields the protein MKIFLIGFMGSGKTVTGRLLADKLTYNFYDTDEMLEKQFLCSIYDCFDKYGEDTFRKAEHKLLLQLIASNENAVIACGGGLACHQNNMGIMNRKGITVYLKYSQNILYKRIENTKHIRPLLTKQSDLKVFVSNLLSERSKYYEKAKYVIEAGENETVDEIVKKILKRMKGNFDGE from the coding sequence ATGAAAATCTTCCTTATCGGTTTTATGGGTTCGGGAAAAACTGTTACTGGCCGTCTGCTGGCAGATAAGCTTACATACAATTTTTACGACACGGATGAAATGCTGGAAAAGCAATTCCTTTGCAGCATATATGATTGCTTTGATAAATACGGAGAAGATACTTTTCGCAAAGCTGAACACAAACTGCTGCTTCAACTTATTGCAAGCAACGAAAATGCAGTTATAGCCTGCGGAGGCGGTTTGGCTTGCCACCAAAATAACATGGGGATCATGAACCGTAAAGGAATTACTGTGTATTTAAAATATAGCCAAAATATATTGTACAAACGGATTGAAAACACAAAACATATCCGCCCCCTCCTGACAAAGCAGAGTGATTTAAAAGTTTTTGTCAGTAATTTACTTTCAGAACGCAGTAAATACTACGAAAAAGCAAAATATGTAATTGAAGCAGGAGAAAATGAAACAGTAGATGAAATCGTAAAAAAAATATTGAAACGCATGAAAGGGAATTTTGATGGAGAATAA